In one window of Oncorhynchus keta strain PuntledgeMale-10-30-2019 unplaced genomic scaffold, Oket_V2 Un_contig_1690_pilon_pilon, whole genome shotgun sequence DNA:
- the LOC118364795 gene encoding girdin-like isoform X3, with the protein MESEVFLPHLEQFMLSPLVIWVKTFGQNDGNMTLDYPELLDGVFLNKIMIQINPKATLPSVNKVNDDPSQRILNLTVLIRQIKTYYLETLRQLIMMPLPSVLLLGRTPHCEQSLEEMKKLLLLLLGCAVQCEKKEEYVERIQTLDFDTKAAIAAHIQEVTHSQDSVLDLHWLEASELCAEDLETLFRRLVDQRDTQLETILELMQERESTPSPSPPSAQSPSDCPSMQQQAASHQHLSVELADSKAKVRRLRQELEEKSEQVLDCRQELENMEAEFKRIQQENSVLLAEARSARTYRDELDALRERAIRADKLESEVGRYREKLHNMEFYKAKVEELKEDNSVLLETKAVLQQQLEGWRARSDKLHQLEKHSLLLNARVHVMEQEKEVDRRRMEELQEENLALELAQRRSMEESQHLGWELEQLSRSPDNSQGQKSLGEEVVEGTRSRLLRLERENQSLLRTIEELKAADLSLGPQHNHNHEHMWRDGQRPTNTAEVVREYLGSLNNASWEQSQLVIKEDCDIDIDTSHHRDPKCNGVSVDLEGEIDRLEKESETLKEKMDLQKQEKGQLEDGESCDLSDPMADLEAEAKDNTRNLLQPGASVSLTRDTSPCSKNKSPRRENSSTGLQARASSSSTKHTERLEAKCRALDTENQRLQAALDNTGRKLHRLEAEVHELEAENQILQAGLEELRISSRRMEQLGQEKQTLEQEASCLERDKRRLEKENRRLRQQAEIQDSTLDGSNLRVASLERENRGMGKEVERLKEVEERVKGLERDNRELAKQGAINQRALVTLREELVSDKLKTQQRENELERLAHELEMRVLNQDTSTQSDEETPDNSRFKMLESELESSLKRSLQIKEDKMAAVEARLQESSTLNQQLRQELKTVRLNYEALLQREEEENAARSPTPQRESDRAVSEWQWESQEATRELLRVKDRLIEVERNNATLQAERQALQVQLRQLETQSDGLQAQILALQRQTASLQENNTALQTHNANLQVEKSTLNSQSASLLAQNAQLQCQQSSTEGDKEVAMREREELRGVHDQLLRDHERLAALHERQAMDYEALMGKHGCLKNVHRTLELEHRTLEDRYKSLLQQKAKLEGLEKALREEQDKMSVEKEQHRTTASECRQLRDEKDWLNQTYRQLLKDQEELQADHKNMKTLLNSTKLEQTKLESDFNKLREQYQQLDITNTKLTNQCELLSQLKGNLEEENRHLLDQIQTLMLQNRTLLEQTMESKDLFHVEQRQHIDKLNELRRQKEKLEEKIMDQYKFYDPSPPRRRGNWIALKMRKLMKPRSRERCGPASSSDHHRSLTPTRSCSFEALPPTSPSASCCQDNGSFVGSDGSGGSTTSPRRSSNKDCNDSAVAADFDDGDELQNRGLNGVPSRAQSQSSGEFSLSLDNEPWSNGSSPVQPPPSSRRSSSSCLPPSDTSTPRHTRQNPSPTTHTQQRSTSLTHTSSNKHRERVGVKNSSPIAIANTQGSVPCRGREVGSTQDPWPRKSLLRRCASGSRAPQRPSDGNVPKTAVLRRSGLGLNKAPETTTTRASAMSPTTVLYVQVESSSVSGCLNCFSTPLGKEARLREPWSPASLPRASSVISTAEGSSRRSSVNSDSRVMAKVDPLPIMESDGSPNQETDTVNQNQNKQNNPEEPDTDNQPPPPSKPPRYPAVATDRPKSTCQESLFGGTPFNLDSVFSDTIFSESVVTTTTSNSSNNNDKNQTFLCLNPELERNVSFPPLRQGSTNGTALGHMDNVQSQNGGHEDCESNTVEITQC; encoded by the exons ATGGAAAGCGAGGTTTTTCTTCCCCATCTGGAGCAATTTATGCTCAGCCCGCTTGTCATTTGG gtGAAGACATTTGGGCAAAACGATGGGAACATGACATTGGATTATCCCGAGTTACTGGATGGGGTCTTTTTGAACAAAATCATGATTCAAAT AAATCCCAAAGCGACTCTTCCGAGCGTCAACAAAGTGAACGACGACCCCAGTCAGAGGATTCTGAACCTGACCGTTCTCATCCGTCAAATCAAAACCTATTACCTA GAGACTCTGAGGCAGCTGATCATGATGCCCTTACCCAGCGTGTTGCTGCTTGGCAGGACTCCTCACTGTG AGCAAAGTTTGGAGGAAATGAAGAAATTACTTCTTCTCTTATTGGGATGTGCTGTCCAG tgtgaGAAGAAAGAGGAGTACGTTGAACGCATCCAGACTCTCGACTTTGACACGAAAGCAGCAATAGCTGCTCATATCCAAGAG GTTACCCACAGTCAGGACAGTGTACTGGACCTCCATTGGCTGGAGGCCAGCGAGCTCTGTGCTGAGGACCTGGAGACCCTGTTCAGGCGCCTGGTggaccagagagacacacagctggAG ACTATTTTAGAGCTAATGCAGGAGAGAGAGTCCACCCCGTCACCTTCTCCGCCCAGCGCCCAGTCCCCCAGTGACTGTCCCAGCATGCAACAGCAGGCGGCCTCCCACCAGCACCTGTCTGTGGAGCTGGCCGACTCCAAGGCCAAGGTCAGACGGCTGCGCCAGGAGCT agaggagaagagtgagCAGGTACTGGACTGTAGACAGGAGCTGGAGAACATGGAGGCTGAGTTCAAGAGGATTCAACAGGAG AACTCTGTGTTGCTAGCGGAGGCCCGGTCAGCCCGTACGTACCGTGACGAGCTGGATGCCCTGAGAGAGAGGGCCATCAGGGCTGACAAGCTGGAGAGCGAGGTGGGACGATACCGCGAGAAGCTGCACAACATGGAGTTCTACAAGGCCAAAGTGGAG GAGCTGAAGGAGGATAACTCTGTGTTGCTAGAGACCAAGGCTGTACTGCAGCAGCagctggaggggtggagggccCGCTCTGATAAACTACACCAGCTAGAGAAACACAGTCTGCTGCTCAACGCCAGGGTCCACGTCATGGAACAG GAGAAGGAGGTGGACAGGAGGCGCATGGAGGAGCTGCAGGAGGAGAACCTGGCCCTGGAGCTGGCCCAGAGGAGGAGCATGGAGGAGTCACAGCACTTGGGATGGGAGCTGGAGCAGCTGTCCAGGAGCCCCGACAACTCACAGG GTCAGAAGTCTCTGGGTGAGGAGGTGGTTGAGGGGACCAGGAGTCGTCTGctgaggctggagagagagaaccaaagcCTGCTCAGGACCATAGAGGAACTGAAAGCTGCTGACCTCAGCCTGGGACCGCAGCACAACCATAACCATGAGCACATGTGGAGGGACGGCCAGCGACCCACAAACACG GCTGAGGTGGTTAGAGAGTACCTTGGCAGTTTAAACAACGCCTCCTGGGAGCAGTCTCAATTGGTCATCAAAGAGGATTGTGACATTGacatagacacatcacatcacaggGACCCAAAGTGCAACGGAGTGTCGGTTGACCTAGAGGGAGAGATTGACCGactggagaaagagagcgagacccTCAAGGAGAAGATGGACCTTCAGAAGCAAGAGAAAGGCCAACTCGAAGACGGAGAGTCTTGCGATCTGAGTGACCCCATGGCTGACCTGGAAGCAGAAGCTAAAGACAACACCCGCAATCTCCTTCAACCAGGCGCTTCAGTGTCTCTGACGCGTGATACCTCACCCTGCTCTAAGAACAAGAGTCCACGTCGGGAGAACAGTAGCACGGGGCTGCAGGCGAGGGCTTCCTCTTCATCCACGAAGCACACAGAGCGTCTGGAAGCGAAGTGTAGAGCCCTGGACACAGAGAACCAGCGGCTTCAGGCTGCCCTGGACAACACAG GCCGGAAGCTCCATCGGCTGGAGGCCGAAGTCCACGAGCTGGAGGCTGAGAACCAGATCCTGCAGGCTGGGCTGGAGGAGCTGAGGATCTCCTCGCGGCGCATGGAGCAGCTAGGTCAGGAGAAGCAGACCCTGGAGCAGGAGGCTTCTTGcctggagagagacaagaggaggctGGAGAAGGAGAACCGCAGGCTGAGGCAACAGGCAGAGATCCAGGACTCTACCCTGGACGGGAGCAACCTGAGGGTGGctagtctggagagagagaacag GGGGATGGGGAAGGAGGTGGAGAGGctgaaggaggtggaggagagggtcaaGGGGCTGGAGAGGGATAACAGAGAGCTGGCCAAGCAGGGAGCGATCAACCAGAGGGCCCTGGTCACCCTGAGAGAG GAGTTGGTGAGTGACAAGCTGAAGACCCAGCAGAGGGAGAATGAGCTGGAGAGGCTGGCCCACGAGCTGGAGATGAGAGTCCTCAACCAGGACACATCAACACAGAGTGATGAGGAAACTCCAGACAACAG TAGGTTCAAGATGTTGGAGTCTGAGCTGGAGTCGTCTCTGAAGAGGTCCCTGCAGATCAAAGAAGACAAGATGGCTGCCGTTGAGGCTCGTCTGCAGGAGTCCTCCACCCTCAACCAGCAGCTACGTCAAGAGCTCAAGACT GTACGTCTGAACTACGAAGCCCtgctgcagagggaggaggaggagaatgcgGCCCGTAGCCCCACCCCTCAGAGGGAGAGTGACAGGGCGGTAAGCGAATGGCAGTGGGAGAGCCAGGAGGCCACCAGGGAGCTGCTGAGGGTCAAGGACCGCCTCATCGAGGTGGAGAGGAAC AATGCCACACTGCAGGCAGAGCGTCAGGCACTGCAGGTCCAGCTCAGACAGCTGGAGACCCAGTCAGATGGCCTGCAGGCTCAGATCCTGGCCCTGCAGAGACAGACAGCCTCCCTGCAGGAGAACAACACGGCTCTCCAGACACACAACGCTAACCTGCAG GTGGAGAAGTCCACTCTGAACTCCCAGAGTGCATCACTCCTGGCCCAGAACGCTCAGCTCCAATGCCAACAATCCAGCACCGAGGGGGATAAGGAGGTGGCCATGCGTGAGCGCGAGGAGCTGCGCGGCGTGCACGACCAGCTCCTGAGGGACCACGAGAGGCTGGCGGCGCTGCACGAGAGACAAGCCATGGACTACGAGGCCCTGATGGGGAAACACGGCTGTCTGAAGAACGTCCACCGCACTCTGGAGCTGGAGCATAGAACGCTGGAGGACAG GTACAAATCCCTGCTGCAGCAGAAGGCCAAACTAGAGGGTCTGgagaaggctctgagagaggagcAGGACAAGATGTCTGTGGAGAAGGAGCAGCACAGGACCACCGCCTCAGAGTGTCGACAGCTCCGGGATGAGAAGGACTG GCTGAACCAGACGTACCGTCAGCTGTTGAAGGATCAGGAGGAGCTCCAGGCGGACCATAAGAACATGAAGACCCTGCTGAACAGCACCAAGCTGGAGCAGACCAAGCTCGAGTCCGACTTCAACAAGCTCAGAGAGCAGTACCAACAGCTAGACATCACCAACACCAAGCTCACCAACCAGTGTGAG CTGCTGAGTCAGTTGAAGGGGAACCTGGAGGAGGAGAACCGGCACCTGCTGGACCAGATCCAGACCCTGATGCTGCAGAACCGCACCCTGCTAGAACAGACCATGGAGAGCAAGGACCTGTTCCACGTAGAACAGAGACAGCACAT agacAAGCTGAATGAGCtgaggagacagaaggagaagtTGGAGGAGAAGATCATGGACCAGTACAAGTTCTATGACCCCTCACCCCCACGGAG GCGTGGGAACTGGATCGCCCTGAAGATGAGGAAGCTGATGAAGCCGAGGAGCAGGGAGCGTTGTGGCCCCGCCTCCTCTTCTGACCACCATCGCTCTCTCACCCCCACACGCTCCTGCTCCTTCGAGGCCCTCCCGCCCACCTCCCCCTCTGCTTCCTGTTGCCAGGACAACGGCTCCTTCGTGGGTTCGGACGGCTCGGGTGGGTCCACCACTTCCCCCAGGAGGAGCAGCA ACAAGGATTGTAATGACAGTGCTGTGGCGGCTGACTTTGACGACGGGGACGAACTACAAAACCGCG GTCTGAATGGTGTGCCGAGCCGTGCCCAGAGCCAGAGCAGTGGAGAGTTCAGCCTCAGCCTAGACAACGAACCCTGGTCCAACGGCAGTAGCCCGGTCCAGCCGCCTCCATCATCCCGccgctcctcttcctcctgcctTCCGCCTAGCGATACCTCCACCCCCCGACACACACGGCAGAACCCCTCgccgaccacacacacacagcagcgaTCCACTTCCTTAACACACACCAgcagcaacaaacacagagagagggtaggagtAAAGAACTCCTCACCTATTGCCATAGCAAACACCCAGGGTTCAGTTCCCTgtagggggagggaggtgggtagCACCCAGGACCCCTGGCCCAGAAAGAGTCTCCTCAGGAGGTGCGCCAGCGGCAGCAGAGCCCCCCAGCGCCCTTCCGATGGGAATGTCCCCAAAACAGCCGTACTACGTCGATCTGGATTAGGTCTGAACAAAGCTCCGGAGACCACCACCACCCGAGCCTCAGCCATGTCCCCGACCACGGTGCTCTACGTCCAGGTTGAATCTTCCTCTGTGTCTGGGTGTCTCAACTGTTTCTCCACCCCGTTGGGGAAGGAGGCGCGTCTGAGAGAACCATGGTCTCCTGCCTCTCTACCCCGGGCCAGTAGCGTCATCTCAACAGCCGAGGGTTCCTCGCGACGATCCAGTGTCAACAGTGACTCTAGGGTGATGGCGAAGGTAGATCCCTTACCTATCATGGAATCTGATGGGAGCCCGAATCAGGAGACAGACACGGTTAATCAGAATCAGAACAAGCAGAACAATCCAGAAGAACCAGACACTGATAATCAACCACCACCACCGAGCAAACCCCCCAGATACCCAGCGGTAGCCACCGATCGACCCAAATCCACCTGCCAGGAATCCCTCTTCGGTGGCACCCCGTTCAATCTAGACTCTGTCTTCTCAGACACTATCTTTAGCGAGTCGGTAGTCACCACCACTACTAGTAACAGCAGCAATAATAACGATAAGAACCAGACTTTCCTCTGTCTGAACCCAGAACTGGAGCGTAACGTCAGTTTCCCGCCCCTGAGGCAGGGGTCCACTAACGGCACGGCACTGGGACACATGGACAATGTACAGAGCCAAAATGGAGGACATGAAGACTGTGAGAGTAATACTGTGGAAATCACTCAGTGCTGA
- the LOC118364795 gene encoding girdin-like isoform X2: protein MIDQSSRTSIKMESEVFLPHLEQFMLSPLVIWVKTFGQNDGNMTLDYPELLDGVFLNKIMIQINPKATLPSVNKVNDDPSQRILNLTVLIRQIKTYYLETLRQLIMMPLPSVLLLGRTPHCEQSLEEMKKLLLLLLGCAVQCEKKEEYVERIQTLDFDTKAAIAAHIQEVTHSQDSVLDLHWLEASELCAEDLETLFRRLVDQRDTQLETILELMQERESTPSPSPPSAQSPSDCPSMQQQAASHQHLSVELADSKAKVRRLRQELEEKSEQVLDCRQELENMEAEFKRIQQENSVLLAEARSARTYRDELDALRERAIRADKLESEVGRYREKLHNMEFYKAKVEELKEDNSVLLETKAVLQQQLEGWRARSDKLHQLEKHSLLLNARVHVMEQEKEVDRRRMEELQEENLALELAQRRSMEESQHLGWELEQLSRSPDNSQGQKSLGEEVVEGTRSRLLRLERENQSLLRTIEELKAADLSLGPQHNHNHEHMWRDGQRPTNTAEVVREYLGSLNNASWEQSQLVIKEDCDIDIDTSHHRDPKCNGVSVDLEGEIDRLEKESETLKEKMDLQKQEKGQLEDGESCDLSDPMADLEAEAKDNTRNLLQPGASVSLTRDTSPCSKNKSPRRENSSTGLQARASSSSTKHTERLEAKCRALDTENQRLQAALDNTGRKLHRLEAEVHELEAENQILQAGLEELRISSRRMEQLGQEKQTLEQEASCLERDKRRLEKENRRLRQQAEIQDSTLDGSNLRVASLERENRGMGKEVERLKEVEERVKGLERDNRELAKQGAINQRALVTLREELVSDKLKTQQRENELERLAHELEMRVLNQDTSTQSDEETPDNRFKMLESELESSLKRSLQIKEDKMAAVEARLQESSTLNQQLRQELKTVRLNYEALLQREEEENAARSPTPQRESDRAVSEWQWESQEATRELLRVKDRLIEVERNNATLQAERQALQVQLRQLETQSDGLQAQILALQRQTASLQENNTALQTHNANLQVEKSTLNSQSASLLAQNAQLQCQQSSTEGDKEVAMREREELRGVHDQLLRDHERLAALHERQAMDYEALMGKHGCLKNVHRTLELEHRTLEDRYKSLLQQKAKLEGLEKALREEQDKMSVEKEQHRTTASECRQLRDEKDWLNQTYRQLLKDQEELQADHKNMKTLLNSTKLEQTKLESDFNKLREQYQQLDITNTKLTNQCELLSQLKGNLEEENRHLLDQIQTLMLQNRTLLEQTMESKDLFHVEQRQHIDKLNELRRQKEKLEEKIMDQYKFYDPSPPRRRGNWIALKMRKLMKPRSRERCGPASSSDHHRSLTPTRSCSFEALPPTSPSASCCQDNGSFVGSDGSGGSTTSPRRSSNKDCNDSAVAADFDDGDELQNRGLNGVPSRAQSQSSGEFSLSLDNEPWSNGSSPVQPPPSSRRSSSSCLPPSDTSTPRHTRQNPSPTTHTQQRSTSLTHTSSNKHRERVGVKNSSPIAIANTQGSVPCRGREVGSTQDPWPRKSLLRRCASGSRAPQRPSDGNVPKTAVLRRSGLGLNKAPETTTTRASAMSPTTVLYVQVESSSVSGCLNCFSTPLGKEARLREPWSPASLPRASSVISTAEGSSRRSSVNSDSRVMAKVDPLPIMESDGSPNQETDTVNQNQNKQNNPEEPDTDNQPPPPSKPPRYPAVATDRPKSTCQESLFGGTPFNLDSVFSDTIFSESVVTTTTSNSSNNNDKNQTFLCLNPELERNVSFPPLRQGSTNGTALGHMDNVQSQNGGHEDCESNTVEITQC from the exons AT GATCGATCAATCATCAAGGACATCGATCAAGATGGAAAGCGAGGTTTTTCTTCCCCATCTGGAGCAATTTATGCTCAGCCCGCTTGTCATTTGG gtGAAGACATTTGGGCAAAACGATGGGAACATGACATTGGATTATCCCGAGTTACTGGATGGGGTCTTTTTGAACAAAATCATGATTCAAAT AAATCCCAAAGCGACTCTTCCGAGCGTCAACAAAGTGAACGACGACCCCAGTCAGAGGATTCTGAACCTGACCGTTCTCATCCGTCAAATCAAAACCTATTACCTA GAGACTCTGAGGCAGCTGATCATGATGCCCTTACCCAGCGTGTTGCTGCTTGGCAGGACTCCTCACTGTG AGCAAAGTTTGGAGGAAATGAAGAAATTACTTCTTCTCTTATTGGGATGTGCTGTCCAG tgtgaGAAGAAAGAGGAGTACGTTGAACGCATCCAGACTCTCGACTTTGACACGAAAGCAGCAATAGCTGCTCATATCCAAGAG GTTACCCACAGTCAGGACAGTGTACTGGACCTCCATTGGCTGGAGGCCAGCGAGCTCTGTGCTGAGGACCTGGAGACCCTGTTCAGGCGCCTGGTggaccagagagacacacagctggAG ACTATTTTAGAGCTAATGCAGGAGAGAGAGTCCACCCCGTCACCTTCTCCGCCCAGCGCCCAGTCCCCCAGTGACTGTCCCAGCATGCAACAGCAGGCGGCCTCCCACCAGCACCTGTCTGTGGAGCTGGCCGACTCCAAGGCCAAGGTCAGACGGCTGCGCCAGGAGCT agaggagaagagtgagCAGGTACTGGACTGTAGACAGGAGCTGGAGAACATGGAGGCTGAGTTCAAGAGGATTCAACAGGAG AACTCTGTGTTGCTAGCGGAGGCCCGGTCAGCCCGTACGTACCGTGACGAGCTGGATGCCCTGAGAGAGAGGGCCATCAGGGCTGACAAGCTGGAGAGCGAGGTGGGACGATACCGCGAGAAGCTGCACAACATGGAGTTCTACAAGGCCAAAGTGGAG GAGCTGAAGGAGGATAACTCTGTGTTGCTAGAGACCAAGGCTGTACTGCAGCAGCagctggaggggtggagggccCGCTCTGATAAACTACACCAGCTAGAGAAACACAGTCTGCTGCTCAACGCCAGGGTCCACGTCATGGAACAG GAGAAGGAGGTGGACAGGAGGCGCATGGAGGAGCTGCAGGAGGAGAACCTGGCCCTGGAGCTGGCCCAGAGGAGGAGCATGGAGGAGTCACAGCACTTGGGATGGGAGCTGGAGCAGCTGTCCAGGAGCCCCGACAACTCACAGG GTCAGAAGTCTCTGGGTGAGGAGGTGGTTGAGGGGACCAGGAGTCGTCTGctgaggctggagagagagaaccaaagcCTGCTCAGGACCATAGAGGAACTGAAAGCTGCTGACCTCAGCCTGGGACCGCAGCACAACCATAACCATGAGCACATGTGGAGGGACGGCCAGCGACCCACAAACACG GCTGAGGTGGTTAGAGAGTACCTTGGCAGTTTAAACAACGCCTCCTGGGAGCAGTCTCAATTGGTCATCAAAGAGGATTGTGACATTGacatagacacatcacatcacaggGACCCAAAGTGCAACGGAGTGTCGGTTGACCTAGAGGGAGAGATTGACCGactggagaaagagagcgagacccTCAAGGAGAAGATGGACCTTCAGAAGCAAGAGAAAGGCCAACTCGAAGACGGAGAGTCTTGCGATCTGAGTGACCCCATGGCTGACCTGGAAGCAGAAGCTAAAGACAACACCCGCAATCTCCTTCAACCAGGCGCTTCAGTGTCTCTGACGCGTGATACCTCACCCTGCTCTAAGAACAAGAGTCCACGTCGGGAGAACAGTAGCACGGGGCTGCAGGCGAGGGCTTCCTCTTCATCCACGAAGCACACAGAGCGTCTGGAAGCGAAGTGTAGAGCCCTGGACACAGAGAACCAGCGGCTTCAGGCTGCCCTGGACAACACAG GCCGGAAGCTCCATCGGCTGGAGGCCGAAGTCCACGAGCTGGAGGCTGAGAACCAGATCCTGCAGGCTGGGCTGGAGGAGCTGAGGATCTCCTCGCGGCGCATGGAGCAGCTAGGTCAGGAGAAGCAGACCCTGGAGCAGGAGGCTTCTTGcctggagagagacaagaggaggctGGAGAAGGAGAACCGCAGGCTGAGGCAACAGGCAGAGATCCAGGACTCTACCCTGGACGGGAGCAACCTGAGGGTGGctagtctggagagagagaacag GGGGATGGGGAAGGAGGTGGAGAGGctgaaggaggtggaggagagggtcaaGGGGCTGGAGAGGGATAACAGAGAGCTGGCCAAGCAGGGAGCGATCAACCAGAGGGCCCTGGTCACCCTGAGAGAG GAGTTGGTGAGTGACAAGCTGAAGACCCAGCAGAGGGAGAATGAGCTGGAGAGGCTGGCCCACGAGCTGGAGATGAGAGTCCTCAACCAGGACACATCAACACAGAGTGATGAGGAAACTCCAGACAACAG GTTCAAGATGTTGGAGTCTGAGCTGGAGTCGTCTCTGAAGAGGTCCCTGCAGATCAAAGAAGACAAGATGGCTGCCGTTGAGGCTCGTCTGCAGGAGTCCTCCACCCTCAACCAGCAGCTACGTCAAGAGCTCAAGACT GTACGTCTGAACTACGAAGCCCtgctgcagagggaggaggaggagaatgcgGCCCGTAGCCCCACCCCTCAGAGGGAGAGTGACAGGGCGGTAAGCGAATGGCAGTGGGAGAGCCAGGAGGCCACCAGGGAGCTGCTGAGGGTCAAGGACCGCCTCATCGAGGTGGAGAGGAAC AATGCCACACTGCAGGCAGAGCGTCAGGCACTGCAGGTCCAGCTCAGACAGCTGGAGACCCAGTCAGATGGCCTGCAGGCTCAGATCCTGGCCCTGCAGAGACAGACAGCCTCCCTGCAGGAGAACAACACGGCTCTCCAGACACACAACGCTAACCTGCAG GTGGAGAAGTCCACTCTGAACTCCCAGAGTGCATCACTCCTGGCCCAGAACGCTCAGCTCCAATGCCAACAATCCAGCACCGAGGGGGATAAGGAGGTGGCCATGCGTGAGCGCGAGGAGCTGCGCGGCGTGCACGACCAGCTCCTGAGGGACCACGAGAGGCTGGCGGCGCTGCACGAGAGACAAGCCATGGACTACGAGGCCCTGATGGGGAAACACGGCTGTCTGAAGAACGTCCACCGCACTCTGGAGCTGGAGCATAGAACGCTGGAGGACAG GTACAAATCCCTGCTGCAGCAGAAGGCCAAACTAGAGGGTCTGgagaaggctctgagagaggagcAGGACAAGATGTCTGTGGAGAAGGAGCAGCACAGGACCACCGCCTCAGAGTGTCGACAGCTCCGGGATGAGAAGGACTG GCTGAACCAGACGTACCGTCAGCTGTTGAAGGATCAGGAGGAGCTCCAGGCGGACCATAAGAACATGAAGACCCTGCTGAACAGCACCAAGCTGGAGCAGACCAAGCTCGAGTCCGACTTCAACAAGCTCAGAGAGCAGTACCAACAGCTAGACATCACCAACACCAAGCTCACCAACCAGTGTGAG CTGCTGAGTCAGTTGAAGGGGAACCTGGAGGAGGAGAACCGGCACCTGCTGGACCAGATCCAGACCCTGATGCTGCAGAACCGCACCCTGCTAGAACAGACCATGGAGAGCAAGGACCTGTTCCACGTAGAACAGAGACAGCACAT agacAAGCTGAATGAGCtgaggagacagaaggagaagtTGGAGGAGAAGATCATGGACCAGTACAAGTTCTATGACCCCTCACCCCCACGGAG GCGTGGGAACTGGATCGCCCTGAAGATGAGGAAGCTGATGAAGCCGAGGAGCAGGGAGCGTTGTGGCCCCGCCTCCTCTTCTGACCACCATCGCTCTCTCACCCCCACACGCTCCTGCTCCTTCGAGGCCCTCCCGCCCACCTCCCCCTCTGCTTCCTGTTGCCAGGACAACGGCTCCTTCGTGGGTTCGGACGGCTCGGGTGGGTCCACCACTTCCCCCAGGAGGAGCAGCA ACAAGGATTGTAATGACAGTGCTGTGGCGGCTGACTTTGACGACGGGGACGAACTACAAAACCGCG GTCTGAATGGTGTGCCGAGCCGTGCCCAGAGCCAGAGCAGTGGAGAGTTCAGCCTCAGCCTAGACAACGAACCCTGGTCCAACGGCAGTAGCCCGGTCCAGCCGCCTCCATCATCCCGccgctcctcttcctcctgcctTCCGCCTAGCGATACCTCCACCCCCCGACACACACGGCAGAACCCCTCgccgaccacacacacacagcagcgaTCCACTTCCTTAACACACACCAgcagcaacaaacacagagagagggtaggagtAAAGAACTCCTCACCTATTGCCATAGCAAACACCCAGGGTTCAGTTCCCTgtagggggagggaggtgggtagCACCCAGGACCCCTGGCCCAGAAAGAGTCTCCTCAGGAGGTGCGCCAGCGGCAGCAGAGCCCCCCAGCGCCCTTCCGATGGGAATGTCCCCAAAACAGCCGTACTACGTCGATCTGGATTAGGTCTGAACAAAGCTCCGGAGACCACCACCACCCGAGCCTCAGCCATGTCCCCGACCACGGTGCTCTACGTCCAGGTTGAATCTTCCTCTGTGTCTGGGTGTCTCAACTGTTTCTCCACCCCGTTGGGGAAGGAGGCGCGTCTGAGAGAACCATGGTCTCCTGCCTCTCTACCCCGGGCCAGTAGCGTCATCTCAACAGCCGAGGGTTCCTCGCGACGATCCAGTGTCAACAGTGACTCTAGGGTGATGGCGAAGGTAGATCCCTTACCTATCATGGAATCTGATGGGAGCCCGAATCAGGAGACAGACACGGTTAATCAGAATCAGAACAAGCAGAACAATCCAGAAGAACCAGACACTGATAATCAACCACCACCACCGAGCAAACCCCCCAGATACCCAGCGGTAGCCACCGATCGACCCAAATCCACCTGCCAGGAATCCCTCTTCGGTGGCACCCCGTTCAATCTAGACTCTGTCTTCTCAGACACTATCTTTAGCGAGTCGGTAGTCACCACCACTACTAGTAACAGCAGCAATAATAACGATAAGAACCAGACTTTCCTCTGTCTGAACCCAGAACTGGAGCGTAACGTCAGTTTCCCGCCCCTGAGGCAGGGGTCCACTAACGGCACGGCACTGGGACACATGGACAATGTACAGAGCCAAAATGGAGGACATGAAGACTGTGAGAGTAATACTGTGGAAATCACTCAGTGCTGA